From the Chloroflexota bacterium genome, one window contains:
- a CDS encoding MFS transporter: MTTLATAPRSRLFYGWIVVLVSALGGFVVSGAGYAAFGQFIQPLSQAFGWPVGVIGLVSTVRLVTAMVVSPVVGWLSDRVGPRVVLAAGALITGAAYLALYFISDPVVFYAVFTVAMALGFNMLVGTPAQAAVARWFRRQRGMAMAIVSMGSSFGGVFLVPAVQLLLAGGDWRWAFGVIGAGILLVNLPLAVLFLRDDPESLGLHADGDASPPPVAAASEPAHDDRQWSAREIWSAPDFRHLAIGLLFTASLWSLIEFYQFPILTSRGVDGGTAALFISIYSLCAALTKFGWGYLADRVDLRRLLVGALWLNAAGLALLAFADNTALFWLYATVSGATGGGQAALAAPLIAQRFGRRSYGAAAGLLMPLTMIVPAIAVPVAGFAFDATYTYAPVFVAVALLAMLTSTSLLRLPGRRETMVVREPGAASGG; the protein is encoded by the coding sequence ATGACAACCCTCGCGACGGCCCCTCGCTCGCGCCTCTTCTACGGCTGGATCGTCGTCCTCGTCTCCGCGCTCGGCGGGTTCGTCGTCTCCGGCGCAGGGTATGCCGCCTTCGGGCAGTTCATCCAGCCGCTGTCGCAGGCGTTCGGCTGGCCGGTCGGCGTCATCGGGCTGGTCAGCACCGTGCGCCTGGTCACCGCGATGGTCGTCTCACCGGTCGTCGGCTGGCTGTCCGACCGCGTCGGCCCGCGCGTGGTGCTGGCGGCCGGCGCGCTGATCACCGGTGCGGCATACCTCGCGCTCTACTTCATCAGCGACCCGGTCGTCTTCTACGCCGTGTTCACCGTCGCGATGGCGCTCGGCTTCAACATGCTGGTCGGCACGCCTGCGCAGGCGGCCGTCGCGCGCTGGTTCCGCCGCCAGCGCGGCATGGCGATGGCGATTGTGTCGATGGGCAGCTCGTTCGGCGGCGTCTTTCTGGTTCCGGCGGTGCAACTGCTGCTGGCCGGCGGCGACTGGCGCTGGGCGTTCGGCGTGATCGGCGCGGGCATCCTGCTGGTTAACCTGCCGCTCGCCGTCCTTTTCCTGCGCGACGATCCCGAGTCGCTCGGCCTGCACGCCGATGGCGACGCGTCGCCCCCGCCGGTCGCAGCGGCCAGCGAGCCCGCGCACGACGACCGGCAGTGGTCCGCGCGCGAGATCTGGTCGGCCCCCGACTTCCGCCACCTGGCGATCGGCCTGCTCTTCACGGCGTCGCTCTGGTCGCTCATCGAGTTCTACCAGTTCCCGATCCTCACGTCGCGCGGCGTCGACGGCGGCACCGCCGCGCTGTTCATCTCCATCTATTCGTTGTGCGCTGCGCTGACCAAGTTCGGCTGGGGCTACCTGGCCGACCGCGTCGACTTGCGCCGCCTGCTGGTCGGCGCGCTCTGGCTGAACGCGGCCGGGCTGGCGCTGCTGGCGTTCGCCGACAACACGGCGCTGTTCTGGCTGTACGCCACCGTCAGCGGCGCGACCGGCGGCGGGCAGGCCGCGCTGGCCGCCCCGCTGATCGCCCAGCGCTTCGGGCGGCGCTCATACGGCGCGGCCGCCGGCCTGCTGATGCCGCTCACGATGATCGTGCCGGCCATCGCCGTGCCCGTCGCCGGTTTCGCCTTCGACGCGACCTACACGTACGCGCCGGTCTTCGTCGCCGTGGCGCTGCTGGCGATGCTGACGAGCACGAGCCTCCTCCGCCTTCCCGGGCGGCGGGAGACGATGGTAGTGCGCGAGCCGGGCGCGGCAAGCGGCGGATAG
- a CDS encoding PDZ domain-containing protein — MSKKAMAVLVIAVFVVSLLTSAVAGAAAGIMAVRAAPVDLLRGAQSNNVPAQAPGGTAPNNQTPSDPNQQPNTPNNRQFPNGQAPRGTLGGAAVVSQVVTGSPAEKAGLQVGDIIVSVNGARLDANHTLDVLIQQSKPGDTVELGLRQRGQAESTLKVTLGANPSNAAQAYLGIQFQATPISGTRPTS, encoded by the coding sequence ATGAGCAAGAAAGCGATGGCCGTGCTGGTTATAGCCGTCTTTGTCGTCAGCCTGCTGACGAGCGCCGTCGCGGGCGCGGCGGCCGGCATCATGGCGGTGCGCGCGGCGCCGGTGGACCTGCTGCGCGGCGCGCAGTCGAACAACGTCCCGGCGCAGGCGCCCGGCGGCACGGCGCCGAACAACCAGACGCCAAGCGACCCGAACCAGCAGCCGAACACGCCCAACAACCGGCAGTTCCCGAACGGGCAGGCCCCGCGCGGCACACTCGGCGGCGCGGCGGTCGTCAGCCAAGTCGTGACCGGTTCGCCCGCCGAGAAGGCTGGCCTGCAGGTCGGCGACATCATCGTGTCGGTCAACGGCGCGCGGCTCGACGCCAACCACACGCTCGACGTGCTGATCCAGCAGTCGAAGCCGGGCGACACGGTCGAGTTGGGGCTGCGGCAGCGCGGCCAGGCCGAGAGCACGCTGAAGGTGACGCTCGGCGCCAACCCAAGCAACGCCGCGCAAGCGTACCTGGGCATCCAGTTCCAGGCGACGCCCATCAGCGGCACGCGCCCGACGTCGTAG
- a CDS encoding DUF664 domain-containing protein, with protein MNEALLDAFHHNSWATRQLLAACRGLSMEQLASSATGSYGSILDTFNHIIGADAWYLSLLSGSGPEWARKREKSADLDQLEARVEETAQNWERFLAEPINTERVLILDEGKYETYPGVIIAQAFHHGSAHREQICAILTGFGLEPPDVQAWAYADATGRGRDAM; from the coding sequence ATGAACGAGGCTCTGCTCGACGCGTTTCACCACAACAGTTGGGCGACCCGGCAACTGCTCGCGGCCTGTCGCGGACTTTCCATGGAACAGCTCGCGTCCTCCGCGACCGGCAGCTACGGGAGCATTCTGGACACATTCAATCACATTATCGGCGCGGATGCCTGGTACCTGTCGCTGCTATCCGGCAGCGGGCCCGAATGGGCACGCAAGCGCGAGAAGAGCGCCGACCTCGACCAGCTCGAGGCGCGCGTGGAGGAGACCGCGCAGAACTGGGAGCGGTTCCTCGCCGAGCCGATCAATACGGAGCGGGTGCTCATCCTCGATGAAGGCAAGTACGAGACGTACCCCGGCGTGATCATTGCCCAGGCGTTCCATCACGGCAGCGCCCACCGCGAGCAGATCTGCGCGATCCTGACCGGCTTCGGCCTCGAACCGCCGGACGTTCAAGCCTGGGCGTATGCGGACGCCACCGGTCGCGGGCGCGACGCGATGTAG
- a CDS encoding Eco57I restriction-modification methylase domain-containing protein has protein sequence MLTFDQSRAQIASLVKHYLTNREAYHAPRYKEAEARRELIDPLFTALGWDVLNVERRAPQYKPVMTEVSLEIDASQRAPDYAFRMSEHDIKFYVEAKKPGVALKTNADAAFQLRRYGWNGKLALSILTDFEEFAVYDCRSKPKPGDKPSVARKQYYTFPQYADEWRALWDLFSFEAVRGGAFDQFAQSETGKRGSVTVDADFLDTIEGWRRALAQNIELRNSLSADDLTDAVQRTIDRLIFLRIAEDRDIEPYGQLRELAARDGIYPALVALFRKADRKYNSGLFDFARDRAVLKLEIDDRVLKALIGELYGTYNFRLMPPEILGNVYEQFLGKVIRVTAGGHAKIEEKPEVRKAGGVYYTPSYIVDYIVRQTLGRRLDGRTPKEASALRVLDMACGSGSFLLGAYRFLLDWHRDWYAAHEPAKQKPLYDATHGAGTPDWRLTTAEKKRILLNNIYGVDIDRQAVEVTKLSLLLTVLEDESRETLQPQLLDGDGERALPNLDANIRWGNSLIGPDYADDPAAREAVRAFDWRAEFPAVMKAGGFDVVIGNPPYVRIQTMTEYAPREVEAYKRLYRAAGSGNYDVYVVFVERALGLLNATGTLGFILPHKFFNAKYGAPLRGVLSEGKHLRHVVHFGDQQVFAGATTYTCLMFLDKAGADAAHIVKVDDLNAWRLNGAGVAGDVPAASITGAEWNFTVGAGAALFERLSRMPVKLGDVAHIFVGTQTSADDVFVLEDCRLSGQLIEGASKNLDRVVRVESEATVPFLRGSDIRRYQQPVSTTRLISPYETTDSVSRLYSPTEMAKRFPKTLDYLALNRSILAAREKGKFTGANWYAFGYPKSMTLFRRPKIIVPDYNNVASFTYDESGYFFKTGYGVLLKSDDLSSFYVLGLLNSPLLFSYLSIIGTHLRGGYVRFWTQFIAQLPIRPIDFADANDKARHDRMVTLVTQMLDLHKRQAAAGSQAARDLIATQIAATDRQIDALVYELYGLADEEIAVVEG, from the coding sequence ATGCTCACCTTCGACCAATCGCGCGCGCAGATCGCGTCGCTCGTCAAGCACTACCTCACGAACCGCGAGGCGTACCACGCGCCGCGCTACAAAGAAGCCGAGGCGCGCCGCGAACTGATCGACCCGCTGTTCACGGCGCTCGGCTGGGACGTGCTGAACGTCGAGCGGCGCGCGCCGCAGTACAAGCCGGTGATGACCGAGGTCTCGCTGGAGATCGACGCCAGCCAGCGCGCGCCCGACTATGCCTTCCGCATGTCCGAGCACGACATCAAGTTCTACGTCGAGGCGAAGAAGCCGGGCGTCGCGCTCAAGACCAACGCCGACGCCGCGTTCCAACTGCGCCGCTACGGCTGGAACGGCAAGCTGGCGCTCTCGATCCTGACCGACTTCGAGGAGTTCGCCGTCTACGACTGCCGCAGCAAGCCGAAGCCGGGCGACAAGCCGTCGGTGGCGCGCAAGCAGTACTACACCTTCCCGCAGTACGCCGATGAGTGGCGCGCGCTCTGGGACCTCTTCTCGTTCGAGGCGGTGCGCGGCGGAGCGTTCGACCAGTTCGCGCAGTCGGAGACCGGCAAGCGCGGCAGCGTGACGGTCGATGCCGACTTCCTCGACACGATCGAGGGCTGGCGGCGCGCGCTGGCGCAGAACATCGAACTGCGCAACAGCCTCTCCGCCGACGACCTGACCGACGCCGTCCAGCGCACGATCGACCGGCTGATCTTCCTGCGCATCGCCGAAGACCGCGACATCGAGCCGTACGGCCAACTGCGCGAGCTGGCCGCGCGCGACGGCATCTACCCCGCGCTCGTCGCGCTGTTCAGGAAGGCTGACCGCAAGTACAACTCCGGCCTGTTCGACTTTGCGCGCGACCGCGCCGTGCTCAAGCTGGAGATCGACGACCGCGTGCTGAAGGCGCTGATCGGCGAGCTGTACGGCACCTATAACTTCCGGCTGATGCCGCCCGAGATCCTCGGCAACGTCTACGAGCAATTTCTTGGAAAAGTAATCCGCGTCACCGCCGGCGGCCACGCCAAGATCGAGGAGAAGCCGGAGGTGCGCAAGGCGGGCGGCGTCTACTACACGCCCTCGTACATCGTCGACTACATCGTGCGGCAGACGCTCGGGCGGCGGCTGGACGGCCGGACGCCGAAGGAGGCGTCGGCACTGCGCGTGCTCGACATGGCGTGCGGCTCCGGCTCGTTCCTGCTCGGCGCGTACCGCTTCCTGCTCGACTGGCACCGCGACTGGTACGCCGCGCACGAGCCGGCCAAGCAGAAGCCGCTCTACGACGCGACGCACGGCGCGGGCACGCCGGACTGGCGCTTGACGACCGCCGAGAAGAAGCGCATCCTGCTCAACAACATCTACGGCGTCGATATCGACCGGCAGGCGGTCGAGGTGACGAAGCTGAGCCTGCTGCTGACGGTGCTGGAGGACGAGAGCCGCGAGACGCTGCAGCCGCAGTTGCTGGACGGCGACGGCGAACGCGCCCTGCCGAACCTCGACGCGAACATCCGCTGGGGCAACAGCCTGATCGGGCCCGACTACGCCGACGACCCGGCCGCGCGCGAGGCGGTGCGCGCGTTCGACTGGCGCGCCGAGTTCCCGGCGGTGATGAAGGCGGGCGGCTTTGACGTCGTGATCGGCAACCCGCCGTATGTGCGTATTCAAACGATGACGGAGTACGCGCCGCGCGAGGTGGAGGCGTACAAGCGGCTGTACCGCGCCGCCGGGTCGGGCAACTACGATGTCTATGTGGTGTTCGTCGAGCGCGCGCTCGGCCTTCTGAACGCGACGGGCACGCTCGGCTTCATCCTGCCGCACAAGTTCTTCAACGCGAAGTACGGCGCGCCGCTGCGCGGCGTGCTCTCGGAAGGCAAGCACCTGCGGCACGTCGTCCATTTCGGCGATCAACAGGTCTTCGCGGGTGCGACGACCTATACCTGTCTGATGTTCCTCGACAAGGCGGGTGCGGACGCGGCGCACATTGTCAAGGTGGACGACCTCAACGCGTGGCGATTGAACGGTGCGGGCGTGGCGGGCGACGTGCCGGCCGCCAGCATCACCGGCGCGGAGTGGAATTTCACGGTTGGCGCGGGTGCGGCGTTGTTCGAGCGCCTGAGCCGGATGCCGGTGAAGTTGGGGGATGTGGCGCATATCTTTGTTGGTACGCAGACAAGCGCTGATGATGTCTTTGTGCTCGAGGACTGCCGCCTAAGTGGTCAACTGATCGAAGGGGCATCAAAGAATCTCGACCGGGTCGTGCGAGTTGAATCTGAAGCAACAGTCCCATTTCTGCGCGGCAGCGATATTCGACGTTATCAACAGCCTGTAAGCACGACGAGACTGATCAGTCCGTATGAGACTACCGATTCGGTATCTCGCCTATATTCGCCTACCGAAATGGCGAAGCGTTTCCCGAAAACTCTGGACTATTTGGCATTGAACCGTAGCATATTGGCCGCACGTGAAAAAGGTAAGTTCACAGGCGCAAATTGGTATGCCTTTGGGTATCCCAAAAGTATGACGCTATTTCGACGACCGAAAATTATCGTTCCAGACTACAACAATGTTGCATCGTTTACATATGACGAATCAGGGTATTTCTTCAAGACAGGGTATGGCGTCCTGTTGAAATCCGATGATTTGTCGTCGTTCTACGTGCTTGGTTTACTCAATTCGCCACTACTGTTCTCATATCTGAGCATAATTGGGACTCACTTGCGCGGTGGATATGTGAGGTTCTGGACACAATTCATCGCGCAACTCCCTATCCGCCCGATCGACTTCGCCGACGCGAACGACAAGGCGCGGCACGACCGGATGGTGACGCTCGTCACGCAGATGCTCGACCTGCACAAGCGGCAGGCCGCCGCCGGGTCGCAAGCCGCGCGCGACCTGATCGCCACGCAGATCGCCGCCACCGACCGCCAGATCGACGCGCTGGTGTACGAGTTGTACGGGCTGGCGGACGAGGAGATCGCGGTGGTGGAAGGGTGA
- a CDS encoding cupredoxin domain-containing protein — MRLFFALALAFFFTALALGSLRAFTARAAPPAAVAGIANVSIASFAFSPSVITVPVGTTVVWTNNDPFTHTATSDAAIWDSGQIGPGQVFSMTFNAVGDFPYHCNIHILMHGTVVVTGSVLYLPTIAR, encoded by the coding sequence ATGCGGTTATTCTTCGCGCTCGCACTGGCATTTTTCTTCACGGCGCTCGCGCTCGGCAGCCTGCGCGCCTTCACCGCCCGCGCGGCGCCCCCTGCCGCCGTCGCCGGCATAGCCAACGTCAGCATCGCAAGCTTTGCGTTTTCGCCAAGCGTCATTACGGTGCCGGTCGGCACGACGGTCGTCTGGACGAACAACGACCCCTTCACGCACACGGCCACGAGCGACGCCGCGATCTGGGACTCCGGGCAAATCGGCCCGGGCCAGGTCTTCAGCATGACGTTCAATGCCGTCGGCGACTTCCCTTATCATTGCAATATCCACATTCTCATGCACGGCACGGTCGTCGTTACTGGAAGCGTGCTGTACCTGCCGACGATAGCAAGATAG
- a CDS encoding tail fiber domain-containing protein: protein MPRTLWLRLVVLAVVILATVFGLAALSASAQEARAPETASQSAPVSVALTTAISYQGRLQSNGAAVNAACDFVFSLFDDATAGVPIGGNVTATLAVTGGLFTAPLDFGVGVFNGQGRWLATQVRCPAGSGGYTTLQPRQPLLPASYALSLPAFTTQPGPFAPSVLGNPVQNTLPVTVSGGVIGGGTANSVLGNYATASGGANNTASGLYATVGGGITNTASGAFATVGGGQKNTASGWYATAGGGYNSAASGAFSTVGGGYSSAASGLFSTVGGGYNSAAQGDYSYAAGYNAVSQQPGCFTWADSQPYGFSCGLANAFSARTTGGVYFVTAVDGGGATTAGVQVPAGGNSWSALSDRNAKMNLTTVDGRAILAQVAAMPVTTWSYKTQDASIRHMGPMAQDVYAAFGLGEDERHINTIDADGIALAAIQALAQITDAQAARIAALEAQGAGARVAERPAEAAVLNSALLPALLGGIGLSLGACLLLGTGWARTRRQAARLEQRLAAIEAMVNGC, encoded by the coding sequence ATGCCTCGCACGCTTTGGCTTCGGCTCGTAGTGCTCGCCGTCGTTATACTGGCTACCGTTTTCGGACTGGCTGCGCTCAGCGCATCAGCGCAGGAAGCCCGCGCGCCGGAAACTGCTTCGCAGTCCGCGCCGGTTAGCGTCGCACTGACGACGGCGATCAGCTATCAGGGGCGCTTGCAGAGCAATGGCGCAGCGGTGAACGCCGCCTGTGATTTCGTCTTCTCGTTGTTCGATGACGCAACGGCGGGCGTGCCGATCGGCGGCAACGTCACGGCGACGCTGGCGGTGACGGGCGGGCTGTTCACCGCGCCGCTGGATTTTGGCGTGGGCGTATTCAATGGGCAGGGGCGCTGGCTCGCCACACAGGTACGCTGCCCGGCGGGCAGCGGCGGGTACACGACGCTGCAGCCGCGCCAGCCGCTGCTGCCCGCGTCGTACGCGCTATCCCTGCCGGCGTTCACGACGCAGCCGGGGCCGTTTGCCCCGAGCGTGCTGGGCAATCCCGTGCAGAATACGCTGCCCGTCACGGTCAGCGGCGGCGTGATTGGCGGCGGCACAGCCAACAGCGTGCTCGGCAATTATGCGACCGCTAGCGGCGGCGCCAACAACACGGCGAGCGGGTTGTACGCAACGGTCGGTGGTGGCATAACCAACACGGCGAGCGGAGCGTTCGCGACGGTCGGCGGCGGCCAAAAAAACACGGCGAGCGGATGGTACGCGACGGCCGGCGGCGGCTATAATAGCGCCGCTAGCGGAGCGTTCTCGACGGTCGGCGGCGGCTATAGTAGCGCCGCTAGCGGATTGTTCTCGACGGTCGGCGGCGGCTATAATAGCGCCGCTCAAGGCGATTACAGCTACGCCGCCGGGTATAACGCCGTGTCGCAGCAGCCGGGCTGCTTCACGTGGGCGGATTCTCAACCGTATGGTTTCTCATGCGGACTTGCCAATGCATTCTCTGCGCGCACCACGGGCGGTGTGTATTTCGTCACGGCGGTCGACGGCGGCGGCGCGACGACGGCCGGGGTGCAGGTCCCAGCCGGCGGTAACTCATGGAGCGCGCTGAGTGATCGCAACGCCAAAATGAACCTGACGACGGTGGACGGGCGGGCGATCCTGGCGCAGGTGGCGGCGATGCCGGTGACGACGTGGAGCTACAAGACGCAGGATGCGTCGATCCGGCACATGGGACCGATGGCGCAGGACGTTTACGCGGCGTTCGGGCTGGGCGAGGACGAGCGGCATATCAATACCATTGACGCGGACGGCATCGCGCTGGCCGCGATTCAGGCGCTGGCGCAGATCACGGATGCGCAGGCGGCGCGTATCGCGGCGCTGGAAGCGCAGGGGGCGGGTGCGCGCGTCGCCGAGCGGCCCGCCGAAGCGGCAGTGCTGAATAGCGCGCTGCTCCCGGCGTTACTGGGCGGCATCGGCCTGTCGCTCGGCGCGTGCCTGCTGCTGGGCACCGGCTGGGCGCGCACGCGGCGGCAGGCGGCGCGGCTTGAGCAGCGCCTCGCGGCGATCGAGGCGATGGTCAACGGATGCTGA
- a CDS encoding S9 family peptidase, translating into MTELTADLIVSARLPGELTLSPDGRTVAYTLAPIGKREPHPLASMWLAATDGLTPPRPLTTDTCDNRRAQWSPDGAQIAFLSDRAERGTLQLYVIPVAGGEARPLTPAANKRPVRAFAWSPDGAQIAYTCADEPDDEEKRREKERDDAVVFGERLLRARLRVMMVATGETRTLTDGNRHVSELAWSPDGSQIAFATWPAPAEEFSGRDTRIDAVPATGGDARLVARLGRQRLRGLVWSGDGRRLLFIGSASRHAQSSGALWAVDAIGGDPVHLAFGEESCASDLAQPRGSSRALAVVAAGIDTQLHWIDAQTGALDHFYAASEETPVRDILAATAVVPPHSTPVLAAVRAGGDKPWEVWSAQASSGVPVIWSALTAHQTAFDGIRFGEQEPFYWQAPDGLMLDGIFVRPANDLTPPWPTVVLVHGGPYGRFAQGFFVGWGQWAQWLATAGYAVLLPNPRGGMGHGERFAAAARGDVGGADWLDVASAADAAVARGLADPARLGIGGWSQGGFMTAWATTQTRRFKAAIMGAGVSDWGMLTLTSDVPDFESELGGNVPWDGPGARHDLALSPIMVARRAATPILILHGQNDERVPVSQAVGFHRAMRDVGVPSELVIYPREPHGIGERAHQIDVLVRVRAWYARWL; encoded by the coding sequence ATGACCGAACTGACCGCCGACCTGATCGTTTCCGCGCGCCTGCCTGGCGAACTCACATTGTCGCCCGACGGCCGCACCGTCGCCTACACGCTCGCACCGATCGGCAAACGCGAGCCGCACCCGCTCGCCAGCATGTGGCTGGCCGCCACGGACGGGCTGACGCCGCCGCGCCCGCTCACGACCGACACCTGCGACAACCGCCGCGCACAGTGGTCGCCGGACGGCGCGCAGATCGCATTCCTGTCCGATCGCGCCGAGCGCGGCACGCTTCAGTTGTACGTCATCCCGGTTGCCGGCGGCGAAGCGCGCCCGCTGACGCCAGCTGCGAACAAACGCCCGGTGCGCGCCTTCGCCTGGTCGCCGGACGGCGCGCAGATCGCGTACACATGCGCCGATGAGCCGGATGATGAAGAGAAGCGCCGCGAGAAAGAGCGCGACGATGCGGTCGTGTTCGGCGAGCGTCTCCTGCGCGCCCGCCTGCGCGTTATGATGGTAGCCACCGGCGAGACGCGCACACTCACCGACGGCAATCGCCATGTAAGCGAGTTGGCGTGGTCGCCGGACGGCTCGCAAATCGCCTTTGCCACCTGGCCGGCGCCGGCGGAGGAGTTCTCCGGGCGCGACACGCGCATTGACGCCGTGCCGGCCACCGGCGGCGACGCGCGGCTCGTGGCCCGCCTCGGGCGGCAGCGCCTGCGCGGGCTCGTCTGGTCCGGCGACGGGCGTCGACTGCTGTTCATCGGCTCCGCCAGCCGCCACGCGCAGTCATCCGGCGCGCTCTGGGCCGTGGATGCCATCGGCGGCGATCCGGTGCATCTCGCATTCGGCGAAGAGTCGTGCGCGAGCGATCTGGCGCAGCCGCGCGGCTCGTCACGTGCGCTGGCCGTCGTCGCCGCCGGCATCGACACGCAACTGCACTGGATCGACGCCCAGACCGGCGCGCTCGATCATTTCTACGCGGCAAGCGAAGAGACGCCGGTACGCGACATCCTCGCGGCCACGGCGGTCGTGCCGCCGCACAGCACGCCGGTGCTGGCCGCCGTGCGCGCCGGCGGCGACAAGCCGTGGGAGGTCTGGAGCGCGCAGGCGAGCAGCGGTGTGCCCGTGATCTGGTCGGCGCTGACCGCGCACCAGACCGCCTTCGACGGCATCCGCTTTGGAGAACAGGAGCCGTTCTATTGGCAAGCGCCGGACGGGCTGATGCTCGACGGTATCTTCGTGCGCCCGGCCAACGATCTGACGCCGCCCTGGCCGACCGTGGTGCTCGTGCACGGCGGGCCGTACGGCCGCTTCGCACAAGGGTTCTTCGTCGGCTGGGGCCAGTGGGCGCAGTGGCTGGCGACGGCGGGCTACGCCGTGCTGCTGCCGAACCCGCGCGGCGGCATGGGACATGGCGAGCGGTTCGCGGCGGCGGCGCGCGGCGACGTGGGCGGCGCGGACTGGCTCGACGTCGCCAGCGCCGCCGATGCGGCGGTCGCGCGTGGCCTGGCCGACCCGGCGCGGCTCGGCATCGGCGGCTGGAGCCAGGGCGGCTTCATGACCGCCTGGGCCACCACGCAGACGCGCCGCTTCAAGGCGGCCATCATGGGCGCGGGCGTCAGCGACTGGGGCATGCTGACGCTGACGAGCGACGTGCCGGACTTCGAGAGCGAGCTCGGCGGCAACGTGCCGTGGGACGGCCCTGGCGCGCGGCACGACCTGGCGCTGTCGCCAATTATGGTTGCGCGGCGCGCGGCCACGCCGATCTTGATCCTGCACGGGCAGAACGACGAGCGCGTGCCGGTCTCGCAGGCGGTCGGCTTCCACCGCGCCATGCGCGACGTGGGCGTGCCGTCGGAACTGGTGATCTACCCGCGCGAACCGCACGGCATCGGCGAGCGCGCGCACCAGATCGACGTGCTCGTGCGCGTGCGCGCCTGGTACGCACGCTGGCTGTGA
- a CDS encoding four helix bundle protein has product MSSIKTFRDLQAWQEAMMLAVMCYDVTRGFPRSEEFGMTSQIRRAAASVPANIAEGHGRQTRADYARFLSVAHGSLRELETHLMLCERVSLTTSESTAPLLTQCDKVGKLLYSLMRALRAPAPST; this is encoded by the coding sequence ATGTCATCCATTAAGACATTCCGTGATTTGCAGGCGTGGCAGGAGGCCATGATGCTGGCGGTAATGTGCTATGACGTGACGCGCGGATTTCCACGCTCGGAAGAGTTTGGCATGACCTCGCAAATCCGACGTGCCGCCGCTTCAGTTCCGGCCAATATCGCTGAAGGTCATGGCCGACAAACGCGCGCCGACTATGCGCGCTTTCTGAGCGTCGCCCACGGCTCGCTCCGCGAACTGGAAACGCACCTGATGCTCTGCGAGCGCGTCTCGCTAACGACCAGTGAATCCACCGCGCCGCTCCTTACCCAGTGTGACAAAGTCGGCAAACTGCTGTACAGCCTGATGCGCGCCCTGCGCGCCCCTGCGCCTAGCACCTGA
- a CDS encoding DegV family protein, which translates to MDKSMRIVTDAAADLPPAEAAAMGITIAPLHIKFPDREISSSDITPDDFYNRLEAMQPHIPTTSQPSVGALEALFRAVSADGARVFSIHISSGLSGTFGSAALAAKQLGEGVVHVEDSLTLSGGERFQVLAAANAARAGWEPAAIIAHMAKLRAETEVVYTLDTLKYLERGGRIGRVQALAGALLNIKPLIHVDKKDGKYSNLGRARTIRAAVGQIADRIAGLYDQQTPLWVSVLHGRIEPEANALAELLRQKVNVGRLEVLRISPVLGVHTGPGIVGVAVAPLVLVEGFR; encoded by the coding sequence ATGGACAAATCAATGCGCATCGTGACCGACGCCGCGGCCGACCTGCCGCCCGCCGAAGCCGCGGCAATGGGCATCACCATTGCGCCGCTGCACATCAAGTTCCCGGATCGCGAGATCAGTTCAAGCGACATCACCCCGGACGATTTCTACAACCGGCTCGAAGCGATGCAACCGCATATCCCCACCACGTCGCAGCCGTCGGTCGGCGCGCTGGAGGCGCTGTTTCGCGCCGTCAGCGCAGACGGCGCGCGCGTATTCTCCATCCATATCTCGTCGGGCCTGAGCGGAACGTTCGGGTCCGCTGCGCTGGCCGCAAAGCAGCTGGGCGAGGGGGTGGTGCACGTCGAAGATAGCCTGACGCTGTCCGGCGGCGAGCGCTTTCAGGTGCTGGCCGCGGCCAACGCCGCGCGCGCCGGCTGGGAGCCTGCGGCGATCATCGCGCACATGGCGAAGCTGCGCGCCGAGACCGAGGTCGTCTACACGCTCGACACGCTGAAGTACCTGGAGCGCGGCGGGCGTATCGGCCGCGTGCAGGCGCTGGCCGGCGCGCTGCTCAACATCAAGCCGCTCATTCACGTCGACAAGAAAGACGGCAAGTACAGTAACCTCGGTCGCGCGCGCACGATCCGCGCGGCCGTGGGGCAGATCGCGGACCGCATTGCGGGGCTGTACGACCAGCAGACGCCGCTGTGGGTCTCGGTGCTGCACGGCCGCATCGAGCCCGAGGCCAACGCGCTCGCGGAGTTGCTGCGGCAGAAGGTGAACGTGGGCCGGCTGGAGGTGCTGCGCATCTCGCCGGTGCT